aaaaataaataagcatcaATCAACCAACAGGCATCAGAATAAGAAAATCACTGATTTGAGAACATTCAGGCTGCACGAAAAGAACACTTTTTGTTAATATGTAACTATATCTTCAGTAGtatagaaaaatgagaagaacGAGAGTGCTTACCTGGATTTGCGGCCCACTTAAAGCAGAGCACCTGAGAGATGCTgggaaatcataaaaataaataaccaatcTAACAAATTCCTGCCATGAGACCAAAGTGATCCTTGACTACTCTATTAGTAAGTGATTCTGAGCCAAGAGTACTAACCTCTAAGTGGAGTGGTGGTTGGCCCATTAGAAATCTCTGAAAGATCTAAACATGACAGTTACCTTCCTAATGGACTCATACCTGTCAATTCCCTCTCCTAAAAAAATACTTTCGGGCTggccccagtggctcacacctgtaatctcagcactttgggaagccaaggtgggaggattgtttgaggacaagagtttgagaccagctcagtGGAAACACAGCACgatccctgtctctaccaaaaaaagaaaaaaaaaaaaaagtgaaaaacatggCTGGCGTGGTAGCActtgagcctgtagtctcagctgctcaggaagctttgaggcaggaggattacttgagcccaggagttcgagactgcagtgagctatgagtgtactcctgcactccagcctgggtgacagagcaagaccctgtcttcaaaaaaaaaaaagtttctactgGATCTTCCTTCCTTTTGAGAGATAGCAAGATTACATCAATTTTCCAGTTGTACTCCTTGAGAGCTGCCCCTGAGTACTGAGTGTAAAAGATGAGGAATGAGTCTTTTACAAATTGATGTACTTAGGGTCAAAAGGATTATCCTagtcatttttcaaagaattacaAAATGAGATGTCCAGTGACCTTTGGTACTCTGACAATAAATAATGATATTGGTCAGTGAGATATAGAGAATGAAAGGATGTGAAGATACCCTGCTTTGTTTGTTCTCTTCATTCTTAGCAGTCAGGTTAGAGCGCAGCCCCCACTGCCAGTGCAGCCACACTCTGCTACAAAAAGCTCAACTAGTACGCCAAGGGGCCAggaattactttaattttttttttaaaaaaaaggtttaaatggCAACACAACTGTAAAGTTGGTACATCACAGAAACAAAGGTCTTTGCAGGCAATACTGATTGGAAATAGCAAAACACTTGGttggtgaaaaaaatgaaaatctaaatTATATACAATAGTAGCTAAGGGTGAtattgaaaaagtctttttaacTGTGAATCAAGATTTAACTTGCCATTATCTATTGCTTATTTATTCAGGGTTGTAAATATTACTTATATAGAGACATAGAGATGtgtaaaaatgaaacattgtgaaaaaaatacaatttttcaatTTCATATGAAACTCAAAGTATAAGTTTTGTCCAATATGGAATGTACCTACATTTGTTTATATTAGGGCTctaaaatccatttaaaaattgtttttctgtttataaaaaagaaatagctgaCCCACCATGCAAGTTCGCTATATATCTTGCTTGCTCAAAATGAGCATTTTCAGGTGAGGTCTGTTTTTTCTGGCCCAAGTCTACTATGATTCCTTAGAAGTCGTACTGGCCCAATTGAAGAAAGGGTTTCCATGAAGATTCTGATGGCGGCATCTGGATGAGGGGTGGTCCGGGTACTGGGAAGTGAGTAGAGAAGAAGGAGCTAAGAGCCCAAATCCTTATGAAGGATGACATTCAGTTGTTAAATTTTAAGGGATATCCAATGGCTTTTTCCAGGCACTCAACTAAAGAGCCTGCGGAAAGAAAATCCCTCTCTACTTCCACAAATTTGATGTAGATGGATTTGGGGGAAACTCCGGGATCCACAATACAGTTCTGAGACAAAAACCCATTAATACCAACCCAATCTTTGCTGAAGGTTTTGGTATTCGCttggaaatgtaaaaataagcACTGCTGTAGAGTCCTGACCTCAGCAATCCCGAGGTAGCAATAGATAATTCGGGTGGGTTCTATTTCCACCTGTAATGAGCCTTGTGCTGAAAGGGTTTCCAGGTCAACCCGGCCCTCTTTTCCTGGGTCCAGGGAATGTTGCTCCACGTGTGGTGAGAGGGGCCTCTCAATACATTCTTCATAGCCAATGGCATAAAGGCCTGGGCTTTTAGGAATACCCCCAGGCAATAAATACTGAACAACATTCCCACCAGTTGGTTTGGAGTGGGCAATGGGTATCCAGTCAATTTCCATGTGCAGCTCCAAGCACCTAGCTTCGCTAATAGTGATCTCTAAAAATTTGTAGTAAACATTTTTCCAGTTCATTTTCTGCACTCGGGTCATAATGATCCGTCCTTCAGGCTTCTCAGAGTTGAAGTACTCCCGAAGTCGCTTGCCAAGGGGCACCTGGGAGCTGATCTCAGCATAATGGTAACGGATATCCTCTTTCCAACGGGTGTTATAACCAATTCCAAAAATGGCCAGTTTATTAGAAAGATGGAGCCTTGAAAAGTCTGTCCAGCTCTGAAAAAGTTCCCATTTCAACTGTACCGATTCCAAAATCTGTACAATATTCTGCATGATGTCTCTCTTcctggaaagagaaataaaagtcaaattCCCTAAGTATCTAGAACAGCGGTGTCagatagaactttctgtgatgatggaaatagtTCTGTATCTGCTGTCCAATATGGTTGCCACTAGAATATAAAATGCGGCTGaggtattacatttttaattatatttagtttaaaattacatttaaatagccacatatgaCTAGTAGCTACTGTACTGGGCAGTGTAAGTCTAGACAATCAAcctattaaaatgaaaagaaacacacCCCTAGCAAGTTTCTAAGAATTAATGATAAACTGCTTTCCATGACTTCTACAGCCTCACTGTATAATCAGAATCAATACCTTAGACTCTAGGATTTCAGAAATCTATGgatcataatattttaaagtggCTATTATGTCTATGATGGCCTTCAGACCTAACTACCTACCAAAATAAGGTGAAAAATGCtgtatttagaaaagaaaagtatctggcgtcacttaaaataattaacaGCTTCATTTCTAACCTGGAAATTCAGAAAGTCCAATAATGGGATTTGTGTGTGCTGTGGGAAAATATACAACTGATTATGACTAATGacctttttaaaatgacattttctatttatctgaaattcattaCTAATCCCAAAATTAATAGAAGTCAGGTTAGCACAGAATTAAGATCTGGGAATTCAGATGGAAAAGGCTCACATTAGGCTTAGATTTCAAGAGAGCAACATTCAAGTTAATAAATTGAGACTGTTCTAGAAAACCCTTTATAAAGGGAAGCAAAAATATAGGAATTATTTCAATTTTGATTCATATACTtaacagaagaagacagaaaatgctGGAATTTTTATTTCACAGGTTGCTTAAATCAtgtaatttgtatatatatgaagCTATATAAAGTTTGCTTCTCAAGTACAGCAAAACTTTGATACTGGAAGATtggtttgttaaatattaacttggCAGCAAACTACTACCCTCCACATCAATTACAGGTTTAACCTATAAAAAAACTCAACTACCACACTTACATACCATCATACACAGGCAAGAAAGGCGGGTGTGCGTGCTAACAGCCTCTTGAAAAAAGGCTCTGCAAGGAGCTTGATCCTTGAGACTTCTGTCACATTCTCATACCTTCTAGGGGAGGAGCTTTGGGAAcattctggggaggcttcacatgGCCATTCTCAGTCTGTCCTCTCACTCTCCTTGACTTTCTTTGCAAGATGGCaaagaattaatattttgttatcaGCTGCTTCTTGGAGCTAAGACTGCCCTGAATTTACTCTCTATCCTTTAGTTTGTCTTGAAAGCTTTCAAGTATGAGAGTGGCTATCTAGATGAAATCACTACATTCTTGGGGAATTATTCCTCTTctcagaggagacaaaagcaCTTGGTCAATTTTAGGATGTCTGATTGTGGTGCTTATGAGGCTAAGACATAGACCATATTTCTGCATAGGTCGATGCTTtaaaggaaaattatctttcataGCTACCATCTTTCCCTGCCCtcctttgaaatgttttattgATCTTACAGAGGACTATGCTAAGGAGTTGGGATGGAGAGCAGAGATTTTTGTCTATTATGCTCAATGAAGTATCCCaatgcctgacatatagtaggcacttcagaaatgtgtgttgaataaatgagcaGACTAGGGGATTAGCTAGGTTCAGCTAATCCCACCTATAcctacagagaaaaagaaatcccatGCCCAAATCACATTTTATTCAGCACTGTCATGGCACTAATGCTATAGTTAGACCCTGCAAATAACCGTTTTAAAGAAACTCTTGCACTGGAAAATAAATGGCCTACCCAGACCTTGTTCAGAATCTCACCCTGAGAGCTAAAACCTATAGGAGAGGCAGCACAGGCTGGATATTTCTGCAGAGCCTGTCAGTTTCCTGCCCTGCTGATCTGAGCCTGAAGCTGATTTGGGCTCAAGAgtcaaaccagcatttcaaagctCTGGAGCACAATGAGAACTAGACTCAGTTATTTGAACAATTCCTGCGAACTCACAATGAGAACTAGACTCAGTTATTTAAACAATTCCTGCCAACTGTTTGTGAGATTTCCTGGTTTTTGAAGTTCCAATCACCAGAAAAGTTTAAGTGGTTCGAGGTTGGTGACATGAAATCCATAAAATTTGAGTTCATTCCTAGTTATACCAACTGGGCCTCCCTTGAAGGTCCTGAATGATTATAAGGAAGAGATAGGACACTTCAGTGAAAAAATCAGTGACTTTTTTTGGAGAATAAGGGTTTGAAGGTATAGATTtataataagttttttttttttttttttttttttggagataggatcttgctcttcacccaggctggaatgcatgactcactggagccttgacctcccagactcaagtaaccctccgcctcagccttctgagtagctgggactacaggcatatgccactatacccagtgaattttaaaaatttctgtagagatgagggtctagctatgttgcccggactggtttttaattcctgggctcaagcaatcctcctgtcttggcccgcccaggatgctgggattacaggcatgagccaccgcgctttgCCTTGTAATAACTCacattttttttcgagacagagtcttactctgttatccaggctggagtgcagtggcaccatctcagctcactgcatcctttgcctcgagttcaagcgattcttgttcctcagcctcccgggtagctgggattacaggtgtgtgccaccacgcccagctaaatttttttttttttttgagacagagtcttgcacttccatgtcctgggttcaagcaattctcttgcttcagcctcccaagtagctgggattacaggcacctgctgccatgcctggctaattctttgtatttttagtagagacagggtttcactatgttggccaggctggtcttgaactcctgacctcgtgatctgcctgccccggcctcccaaaatgctgcaattacaggcgtgagccactgcacccagcctaatttttgtatttttagtagagacagggtttcaccatgttggccaggctggtcttaaactcctgacctcaagcaatccacccacctcggcctcccaaagtgctgggattaaaggcgtgagcgtGAGTCATCACGCCCAACTTATTTTTTACAACATTAATCAGTTTCCCTTTCTTTGGTACACTTTGATGTCACACTCCTAAAAGACAACTACTTCCCAATAAGAAATGGCCTTAAACTTACTGATGTGGGCGATTAGCTTCTTTTTTGAGGCATGAAATAATGGCTACAATTTGGGGGAAAAACTCCTCATCCCTGAACTCTCACCCTCTTCCCAGACATGGAATCAGATGACAATGGGAATTCTTTGATTCCAAAGAGAGACTCTGAAAAAGAAACGAGCATTTACAAAGGGGAGGTGGTAGTGGTGGCTTGCtgaataaaaataactaatgtggccgggcgctgtggctcacgcctgtaatgccaacactttgggaggccgaagcaggtggattacttgaggtcaggagttcgagatcaacctggccaacatggcaaaaccccatctctactaaaaatacgaaaattagccaggcatggtgatgcacctgtagtcccagctactcgggctggaattacaagtgcttgcagtgagccaagattgcaccactgcactccagcctgggtgatggagtaagactctgtctcaaacaaacaaacaaacaaaaaacaactaatgCTTTCTTGTTGTGCTATCACAATGCTTTCTTGTTACCTATCACAGCCCTTTTTGCCTCTTCTCTACCATCTCTCAGACATTAAGATCACATGTGTGGGATGAAGCACTCAAGAATAAGTGGGTTCTATCAATGCTCCAAGGTTAACAGGCGAAAAAAATGAATGGCGTTCCTTACTTTCCCCATAAATTTTCTGTCAGTATATTCTCCTCAGTAATTGTATTTAATCAGGGACTCACTTAAAGCTATTAAAAAGAACCACAAATATAATGTCACTGGTAATTCCAAGAACTATGATGTCCTTGCACAAAAGATAATGCTAAACTCGGGGAAGATCAAGTTGTGTGAACCAGGGAGGACTCTGTCCCTGGACTTTCTTAGTCTTTCCTCTAGCAACTGCTTTCTTCTCCAAATGTATAATAGGTCATCTAAGAGCTTTCTTTTTGATTCCCAAAATACTTCAGGTGTCCCTCTGGTCTGCCTATCATTCCACCTAACTTCAGATAAACTCAGGTTCCTGTGACTCATCTTTGTGCCTTAATTAAACATCCAGATGTCCAGATCCACACACAGGCAAACACCATAGACACGCCTGTTTTCCTGTaacacatttatttcttcttctataCAAAATTCTCAACATTTAGATAACCACTGGAAGGGTTAAGCTAAGATACGAAAGAATGTATAGacatctggctgggtgcagtggctcatgcctgtaatcccagcactttgggaggccgaggtgggcggatcaccaggtcaggagatcgagatcatcctggctaacacggtgaaaccccgtctctactaaatacacaaaaaattagccaggcgtggtggtaggcacctgtagtcccagctacgctggaggctgaggcaggagaatggcatgaacccgggaggtggagcttgcagtgaacagagatagcaccactgcactccagcctgggtgacacagcaagactccgtctcaacaaaaaaaaaaaaaaaaaaaaaaaaaaaaagaatgtatagaCATCACAGTTCCTGGAATTACCAGTGATGCTATGTTTGTGATGCTTTCTAATAGCTTTAAGTGAGTCCCTGATTAAACCTAAAGAATGAATAGACATGCCTCCTTGGTGAATGGCCAGAACTTTCATAACAtgtctaaatattttctgatcTTCCCAAATGGTCATTAAACTTAGGCAGACACACTTTCTGGAAAGGTGAAGCATCTACTTACTGTGCTTCTTCAGAAgactcttgttttatttttaatgttctcttTGTGACAGGTATTTCATCTGAAAAGCAAAGATTTTGAAACAAGTTATATTTTCCTAAGTGGTGGCATGCATGTATGTAGATAAGTAGCTATGTTTACTGATCATTCCATACTTTCCAAAACCAGGCTTTTATTCTAGTGTCAAACACTGTCCAATGTCAGATTTATAAATATAGCTCTTATATAATGAGATGCATACATTTATATGCAAGATCAGAAACCAGCTCCACAAGTATAAAATTCTTCAAGGTCACCAGTGGATTTCTAGCTAGGAGCTTAAAGCTTAATTTCACTGCAGACATGATTTTAAAAggccaagaataaaaataattctgttctatttagattttctatgtAGGTTTTACAAAGCAATTATTCCCCCAATGTCAGGATCAACATATTCTGCATATTGCTTTTTTCCCAAAGGTTTGAGTGACTTAACTCTCTACAGCAAAACCAGTGTTATGGAATGCCAAAGTAATTTAGACCTTATTACTCCTTTGAAATTAATCGGTAGTGATCGCTTACCATCTATCCCTTTTATTCTTCTAATCGTTAAGTCCATCTCTTATATGCTGTTAGTCTTATAGTTTTataacctttttcttctttgactctCTTCCAATATttgaagagtatttttaaaataacattgctAAGAAACATATTAGCATTTAGTCCTTTTTCTTTGGAATTAACATTTTTCTATCATCAAGAATTTGGTAAAAAACAGAACCCGTGGACTTTGATCTGAAGCTCCGGGAGCGTGTTTATACTGCCAACCCTACTGCCAACCCTACTTACACTTCCCTGGGGGCTGCCTGAGTACCAAGGGCTGGGAGCAAGAACATACCCTTCTAAGCGAGCACTCATTACATAACCTGCTGTTAATGTACAATGGCTGATTGATCAGTACTTCCAAATTATGAAATCAAATTATGAAAATAGAAATTGGAGCATGTAATGCGCAAAGAAACAGAACAACCCCACAACTACATATATACTCTTAGTTAGGTCTCACAAGTTTAGATTTGATGACCaggaattttattttccatttttagtgcCTATGACTGTATAAATAATTCTAGCTACTGTTGGGATGGGATCCCTTAAGAAGTGTGAAGGAGCATGATCACACAGTTCAAATAACAGCTCTGTTCAAGATAAATGGAGGCTTCCCCTCATTTTTTGTTCAGGCTCAAGTCTGGGAGAAGAACCTTTTCCAaatcataaacagaaaagaaaaatgtatttgggATAAAGGAAGGAATTCCTAAAAACAACATCTACAGCAGTTGGGCCAAGAGTCATTATCTTAGCAGTCATCTTAGAACTAGAAGGTACAGGATATTTAGAATTGCATAGGATGTTACCTGTCACTGAGTGTACTTGTATAGCTCAGAATTAGAAATTCTTCTGTGTCTTTGGGAATCCTGCTGGTAAACAACTTGCCAAATGAACAACACCAAGCACCAGTTGGCAGTTTAAGGCTAAACCAAGGATGCCCATATTGTCCCAAATAGACTGGGACATGCACATTCATAAAAGACATACAAGGCAGAGATGCCCTTTATGCCTTATGCTGACCACTACAGGGAATAGTACCAAAGATATTTATAGGTAATAAGTATTGGTGCACATACATAAAGGTATAGAAATATACACAAACATAAGCATCATCTATGTTGGCTTTCTTACCCAATTCCTGATCTGTTGGATAGCCATGGAGATCCTGACTGTGGTTTCCCCAGTCCTCCTGTGAATAGTCCTCCATAGTGCTGCCATCTGACTCCAGCTCCTGGTACAAGCCACTACTGTTAATAAGTACAGGCTGGCAGGGCTGAGCATCCCATCCTCCCTGACCAAACACCTGTTCCAACTGTTCAAATGTGTAActgctctttcttttcccaaCACCATGTTCTTTCACCCGACTGTAACACCTGCGAAGGGTCTAAGACACAAAGTCTTTTGTTATTCCTTTAAAGCTGTACTTCCTCTTCCAGGTACGGACCACAGATATTAATTACTATtagacagacacagacagacaaacaTAGACACATTGTTACAGGAATGCTAGATTTCAAATTCATTATTATATTAGAAAGAAATACTAATTTAGCATTTACTCAAACATgttataattaaaacaattattttgcaaTTAATTATCCATTAAACAACAAGAAACATTACAACATTATTGCATGTACCccatacacatatttttatacccccacccccatttaaaaaga
The nucleotide sequence above comes from Symphalangus syndactylus isolate Jambi chromosome 3, NHGRI_mSymSyn1-v2.1_pri, whole genome shotgun sequence. Encoded proteins:
- the MSANTD2 gene encoding myb/SANT-like DNA-binding domain-containing protein 2 isoform X3 is translated as MEDYSQEDWGNHSQDLHGYPTDQELDEIPVTKRTLKIKQESSEEAQKRDIMQNIVQILESVQLKWELFQSWTDFSRLHLSNKLAIFGIGYNTRWKEDIRYHYAEISSQVPLGKRLREYFNSEKPEGRIIMTRVQKMNWKNVYYKFLEITISEARCLELHMEIDWIPIAHSKPTGGNVVQYLLPGGIPKSPGLYAIGYEECIERPLSPHVEQHSLDPGKEGRVDLETLSAQGSLQVEIEPTRIIYCYLGIAEVRTLQQCLFLHFQANTKTFSKDWVGINGFLSQNCIVDPGVSPKSIYIKFVEVERDFLSAGSLVECLEKAIGYPLKFNN
- the MSANTD2 gene encoding myb/SANT-like DNA-binding domain-containing protein 2 isoform X1, which translates into the protein MPPPFSSARGFGAPRPRPSPRERSGRRGRTRGERPRGVDDLRPAATSAAAGTRSHPPAGEPGPRAAPETAVAGCAGASLPGGAAAAAWKMAAPCGSELPANSPLKIPKMEVLSPASPGGLSDGNPSLSDPSTPRGASPLGPGSAAGSGAAASGGLGLGLGGRSAASSSVSFSPGGGGGGAAAAAAAACRGMSWTPAETNALIAVWGNERLVEARYQQLEGAGTVFGSKAPGPAMYERVSRALAELGYERTPSQCRERIKTLRRCYSRVKEHGVGKRKSSYTFEQLEQVFGQGGWDAQPCQPVLINSSGLYQELESDGSTMEDYSQEDWGNHSQDLHGYPTDQELDEIPVTKRTLKIKQESSEEAQKRDIMQNIVQILESVQLKWELFQSWTDFSRLHLSNKLAIFGIGYNTRWKEDIRYHYAEISSQVPLGKRLREYFNSEKPEGRIIMTRVQKMNWKNVYYKFLEITISEARCLELHMEIDWIPIAHSKPTGGNVVQYLLPGGIPKSPGLYAIGYEECIERPLSPHVEQHSLDPGKEGRVDLETLSAQGSLQVEIEPTRIIYCYLGIAEVRTLQQCLFLHFQANTKTFSKDWVGINGFLSQNCIVDPGVSPKSIYIKFVEVERDFLSAGSLVECLEKAIGYPLKFNN
- the MSANTD2 gene encoding myb/SANT-like DNA-binding domain-containing protein 2 isoform X2; this encodes MPPPFSSARGFGAPRPRPSPRERSGRRGRTRGERPRGVDDLRPAATSAAAGTRSHPPAGEPGPRAAPETAVAGCAGASLPGGAAAAAWKMAAPCGSELPANSPLKIPKMEVLSPASPGGLSDGNPSLSDPSTPRGASPLGPGSAAGSGAAASGGLGLGLGGRSAASSSVSFSPGGGGGGAAAAAAAACRGMSWTPAETNALIAVWGNERLVEARYQQLEGAGTVFGSKAPGPAMYERVSRALAELGYERTPSQCRERIKELESDGSTMEDYSQEDWGNHSQDLHGYPTDQELDEIPVTKRTLKIKQESSEEAQKRDIMQNIVQILESVQLKWELFQSWTDFSRLHLSNKLAIFGIGYNTRWKEDIRYHYAEISSQVPLGKRLREYFNSEKPEGRIIMTRVQKMNWKNVYYKFLEITISEARCLELHMEIDWIPIAHSKPTGGNVVQYLLPGGIPKSPGLYAIGYEECIERPLSPHVEQHSLDPGKEGRVDLETLSAQGSLQVEIEPTRIIYCYLGIAEVRTLQQCLFLHFQANTKTFSKDWVGINGFLSQNCIVDPGVSPKSIYIKFVEVERDFLSAGSLVECLEKAIGYPLKFNN